The proteins below are encoded in one region of Rhododendron vialii isolate Sample 1 chromosome 7a, ASM3025357v1:
- the LOC131334792 gene encoding uncharacterized protein LOC131334792 isoform X2 produces MIALEHKEIMQSNCGASVKCLQIKGYPYNLQCNGIPIEGLPELKDEVYDHPGGNTVDQDHSLKSESLESANGFHRKLTNSNDLGSWSTFHSDSNNVQRGQLNVFESQFYPVLVDNRLQCAPFNYFRQSNPYEHQFQDFQYFVVIDFEATCDKERNPHPQEIIEFPSVIVSSVTGQLEACFQTYVRPTCNQLLSDFCKDLTGIQQIQVDRGVTLGEALLRHDKWLEKKGIKNTNFAVVTWSNWDCRVMLESECRYKKIRKPPYFNRWINLKVPFHEVYGGMRCNLKDAVQMSGLVWQGRPHCGLDDAKNTARLLALLMQKGFKFSITDSLMCQSTDHSSPWKPPQEHHSFSPFHPQKLRDQHNNHPIQIHPYCYCGVKSSKGMVRKPGPKQGSFFFGCGYWTAARGARCHFFEWASSSSPP; encoded by the exons ATGATTGCCTTAGAGCATAAAG AAATTATGCAAAGTAACTGTGGGGCATCTGTGAAATGCCTCCAGATCAAGGGATACCCTTACAATCTGCAGTGCAATGGGATTCCCATCGAAGGTTTGCCAGAGCTCAAAGATGAAGTCTATGATCATCCAGGTGGGAATACTGTGGATCAAGATCACTCATTAAAAAGCGAATCTCTTGAATCTGCAAATGGATTTCATAGAAAGCTTACCAACTCTAATGACTTGGGCTCATGGTCAACCTTCCACTCGGACTCTAATAATGTGCAGCGGGGCCAATTGAATGTTTTTGAGAGCCAGTTTTACCCTGTCCTGGTGGATAACCGTCTTCAATGTGCCCCATTCAATTACTTCCGGCAAAGTAACCCTTATGAACACCAGTTCCAAGATTTTCAATATTTTGTGGTTATAGATTTTGAGGCTACATGTGACAAAGAAAGGAACCCTCATCCCCAGGAGATTATTGAGTTTCCATCTGTGATAGTGAGTAGTGTTACTGGGCAATTGGAAGCTTGTTTCCAGACATATGTGCGTCCCACATGCAACCAGCTCCTGAGTGATTTCTGCAAGGATCTCACGGGCATCCAGCAAATTCAG GTGGATAGAGGTGTTACATTGGGCGAAGCTCTCCTTAGACATGATAAGTGGCTTGAGAAGAAGGGAATAAAGAACACCAACTTTGCTGTGGTAACTTGGTCAAATTGGGATTGTCGGGTTATGCTGGAGTCTGAGTGCCGGTACAAGAAGATTCGAAAGCCTCCTTATTTCAACCG ATGGATCAACTTGAAGGTTCCTTTCCATGAGGTTTATGGCGGCATGAGGTGCAATCTGAAGGATGCAGTTCAGATGTCTGGCTTGGTGTGGCAGGGCCGCCCTCACTGTGGCCTCGACGATGCCAAAAACACTGCCCGCTTACTTGCTCTCCTCATGCAAAAGGGCTTCAAATTCTCAATCACGGACTCTCTGATGTGTCAATCCACAGACCACTCTTCCCCATGGAAGCCGCCTCAGGAACACCACTCCTTTTCTCCTTTCCACCCTCAAAAGCTGAGGGACCAGCATAATAACCATCCGATACAGATTCACCCTTATTGTTACTGTGGGGTTAAAAGCAGCAAAGGGATGGTTCGTAAGCCTGGTCCAAAGCAAGGGAGCTTCTTCTTTGGTTGCGGGTACTGGACTGCTGCTAGAGGTGCCCGTTGCCATTTCTTCGAAtgggcttcttcttcttctcctccatgA
- the LOC131334792 gene encoding uncharacterized protein LOC131334792 isoform X1: MIALEHKAEIMQSNCGASVKCLQIKGYPYNLQCNGIPIEGLPELKDEVYDHPGGNTVDQDHSLKSESLESANGFHRKLTNSNDLGSWSTFHSDSNNVQRGQLNVFESQFYPVLVDNRLQCAPFNYFRQSNPYEHQFQDFQYFVVIDFEATCDKERNPHPQEIIEFPSVIVSSVTGQLEACFQTYVRPTCNQLLSDFCKDLTGIQQIQVDRGVTLGEALLRHDKWLEKKGIKNTNFAVVTWSNWDCRVMLESECRYKKIRKPPYFNRWINLKVPFHEVYGGMRCNLKDAVQMSGLVWQGRPHCGLDDAKNTARLLALLMQKGFKFSITDSLMCQSTDHSSPWKPPQEHHSFSPFHPQKLRDQHNNHPIQIHPYCYCGVKSSKGMVRKPGPKQGSFFFGCGYWTAARGARCHFFEWASSSSPP; encoded by the exons ATGATTGCCTTAGAGCATAAAG CAGAAATTATGCAAAGTAACTGTGGGGCATCTGTGAAATGCCTCCAGATCAAGGGATACCCTTACAATCTGCAGTGCAATGGGATTCCCATCGAAGGTTTGCCAGAGCTCAAAGATGAAGTCTATGATCATCCAGGTGGGAATACTGTGGATCAAGATCACTCATTAAAAAGCGAATCTCTTGAATCTGCAAATGGATTTCATAGAAAGCTTACCAACTCTAATGACTTGGGCTCATGGTCAACCTTCCACTCGGACTCTAATAATGTGCAGCGGGGCCAATTGAATGTTTTTGAGAGCCAGTTTTACCCTGTCCTGGTGGATAACCGTCTTCAATGTGCCCCATTCAATTACTTCCGGCAAAGTAACCCTTATGAACACCAGTTCCAAGATTTTCAATATTTTGTGGTTATAGATTTTGAGGCTACATGTGACAAAGAAAGGAACCCTCATCCCCAGGAGATTATTGAGTTTCCATCTGTGATAGTGAGTAGTGTTACTGGGCAATTGGAAGCTTGTTTCCAGACATATGTGCGTCCCACATGCAACCAGCTCCTGAGTGATTTCTGCAAGGATCTCACGGGCATCCAGCAAATTCAG GTGGATAGAGGTGTTACATTGGGCGAAGCTCTCCTTAGACATGATAAGTGGCTTGAGAAGAAGGGAATAAAGAACACCAACTTTGCTGTGGTAACTTGGTCAAATTGGGATTGTCGGGTTATGCTGGAGTCTGAGTGCCGGTACAAGAAGATTCGAAAGCCTCCTTATTTCAACCG ATGGATCAACTTGAAGGTTCCTTTCCATGAGGTTTATGGCGGCATGAGGTGCAATCTGAAGGATGCAGTTCAGATGTCTGGCTTGGTGTGGCAGGGCCGCCCTCACTGTGGCCTCGACGATGCCAAAAACACTGCCCGCTTACTTGCTCTCCTCATGCAAAAGGGCTTCAAATTCTCAATCACGGACTCTCTGATGTGTCAATCCACAGACCACTCTTCCCCATGGAAGCCGCCTCAGGAACACCACTCCTTTTCTCCTTTCCACCCTCAAAAGCTGAGGGACCAGCATAATAACCATCCGATACAGATTCACCCTTATTGTTACTGTGGGGTTAAAAGCAGCAAAGGGATGGTTCGTAAGCCTGGTCCAAAGCAAGGGAGCTTCTTCTTTGGTTGCGGGTACTGGACTGCTGCTAGAGGTGCCCGTTGCCATTTCTTCGAAtgggcttcttcttcttctcctccatgA